The sequence AGGGGTCGCCCAGTAAATTGATCCTAAAGCTGCCTTTAGAAGCTAATTTACATTCAATAGAATATTTCTTCTGATTCCCTTTATTAATAATAGATACATCTATATCATTCAAACCTGTTTGAGCATTCAATCGAGGATTTGTCACATAATATTTTTCGGAGAGAATGCTTGAGAGATAATCTTTCACAGTAAATTCAAAAGATTTACCACGAATCATAGGAATAACTTTGGGATCGTTAAGAACCTCTGTCAGGTGCTTTATATTTAAGTCGTAACGTAGACAAAAATTTTCCAGATTTTCCAGCCAATTTATGTCTAATTCATTATTTTGGAAAAAATCTTCAAGACGTTTTATCCAATCCGATGATGTCATTATGATCTAAGCTTTTATCGCTCTGCATTGGTTTAAAAAGCTCAGACAGGTTAATATCTAATGCCCTACATAAAGAGGCTAAACATAGAAGAGAAGGGTTCCTCTTGCCACGTTCAAGGAGACTTATATACGTTCTATCTAAATTAGCCGCCTCAGCGAGTTTTTCTTGAGATAAACCTGTTTTGGTTCGAGCATTTCGTAGACATTGACCAAACTGAGCTAGGATGTTTTGCTCCATCCTCAAATTAAAGTTCTGAATGTGACTCACCGTCTACTGACTGACAGTCACGTAGATGTGTTAAGTAAGTCTATAATTATTCCCTATCTTTATCTCACCAATATATGTATAATTAATACTTTTGGGGAAACTTTGAGCGAAAGTTTCAAGAGGAAAATATATGTCTCGATATAGAGGTCCACGCCTAAGAGTTATCAGGCGGTTGGGCGAATTGCCAGGTTTAACTCGTAAAAGTGCCCGTCGTGCTTATCCCCCAGGTCAGCACGGTCAAAACCGTAAGAAACGTTCTGAATATGCGATTCGGTTAGAGGAAAAGCAGAAGCTACGCCTCAATTACGGTGTCACCGAGAAACAGTTGTTACGTTATGTGCGTAAAGCCCGTCGCGCCACTGGTTCTACCGGACAGACTTTGCTGCAAATTCTAGAGATGCGCCTAGATAACACGGTGTTTCGTCTAGGAATGGCTCCAACTATCCCAGGTGCTAGACAACTAGTTAATCACGGTCACGTCACCGTTAATGGTCGCGTAGTCGATATTGCCAGTTATCAATGTCGTGCGGGAGAAATGATTGGGGTTAGAGATAACGACAAATCCCGCCGCATGGTAGAGTCAAACTTGGAAAATCCTGGTTTGGCCAACGTACCAAATCACCTAGAGTTTGACAAGAGCAATCTCACAGGTAAAGTCAACGGTACAATCGATCGCGAATGGGTAGCTCTCAAAATTAATGAGCTATTGGTGGTTGAGTATTACTCACGCCAAGCTTAAAAAAGTTCCTGGGTGTTCTGTGATGAGTGGCGAGTTTGGCAATCAACCAACTCAAAACTCAAAACACCCTGGTAGAAGTTAGAAATCAAGGGACTCAAGGCTAGCGAAGTAGCTTATTTTGCACTGTTTCTGGCAAATCCTGTCACTGAATAGATGTTCGATGCCAACGTATTAGTAATCGGCTCGAATTCCCTACTCAAATAGCACTGGCTTTATTTACATTCAAACTGACGGCTCAAAAATGGTGGTAACGGACGATCGAGGGTAACTGCAAGCAAATGCTTGGTTTTCTAAGATGGGAGAGGGAATTTTAACCACCAATTTGCGACATAGTGCGGCGATAACTGCCTGTAGTGCCGGAATCTCGGAGTTTAAAGTTTATTTCTGGTTTCATTTCTAATAGTTGCTGAACTTGCTTTCGGATTTCTCCAACTTCAACCCCATTGCGGAGCAGGGTTTTCAGGTCTATTTGACCAGTTTCGTTCAATAAACAAGGGCGCAACCAGCCATCAGCCGAAAGCCGCACGCGGTTGCAGCGATCGCAAAAACACTCTGACATTTGGCTGATAAACCCTAAAGTCCCTTGTGCACCAGGGATTTGGAAAATATCCGCAGGGCCATTTCCCCGTACCGTTGCAGCAACTAAACCAAAT is a genomic window of Merismopedia glauca CCAP 1448/3 containing:
- a CDS encoding helix-turn-helix domain-containing protein gives rise to the protein MEQNILAQFGQCLRNARTKTGLSQEKLAEAANLDRTYISLLERGKRNPSLLCLASLCRALDINLSELFKPMQSDKSLDHNDIIGLDKTS
- the rpsD gene encoding 30S ribosomal protein S4; amino-acid sequence: MSRYRGPRLRVIRRLGELPGLTRKSARRAYPPGQHGQNRKKRSEYAIRLEEKQKLRLNYGVTEKQLLRYVRKARRATGSTGQTLLQILEMRLDNTVFRLGMAPTIPGARQLVNHGHVTVNGRVVDIASYQCRAGEMIGVRDNDKSRRMVESNLENPGLANVPNHLEFDKSNLTGKVNGTIDREWVALKINELLVVEYYSRQA